In Episyrphus balteatus chromosome 4, idEpiBalt1.1, whole genome shotgun sequence, the sequence AAGCTGAATTTGAAACTAAATGTGATTTTTACGATCTTGTTACGGTTTATGATAAACAAATTGAAGTTCTATTAGTTGAGGGTATTAAGAAAGAATTTCCCGAATGTAAATTTATTGGCGAAGAAGATTCGGCAGCGAGTAAAATTCTACCTGAATTGACAGATGATCCAACTTGGATTATTGATCCAATTGATGGAACAACGAATTTTATTCGAAGAATACCATTGTGTTGTATTTCGGTGGGGTTAAGTATTAAAAAAGAGCTAGTATTGGGAATTGTTTATAATCCAATAACTGATGAGATGTTCACTGCATATAAGGGAAATGGAGCTTATCTGAATGGCAAAAAGATAAGTGTGAGCAATCGAAAAGCGGTAAGTTTTGATAAGTTTATTTAAGTTACTAAGATGCATTTAGTTTAAGgcacaaaattttgattttgttttgttattgttgttgtatcagtggaatatttttttttactgagaaGCTTATCTTtgcatttctatttttaataaagtaGAATTGATTTCTTTAATTTGATATTGCAGTAGATATTAACTTAGATAAAATTTCTGATATTATATTAAttagctaaaaatatttattaatactCAGATAAGATTGAAACGTATTTCTTAATCTTCAAAAGATCAAGACTTATTAATTGACTTACACATCGAAATCTAGATTCTTGAAAAGCCCATCAACTACACTAGAATAACCGAGAAGATGGTGAAATAGTCTACTTCGTACTTTGGAGTCCGAACTAATACAGTACAATTTCTGAAATTAAGTTATTGGGTCGTATGCTCTTATCttacttttcagtacattttcttgagatagaTCTTAAGAAAATGTACTTAAAAGTGAGATAGAGCTTAagctcattctttttgcatGTGAACCATTGTCATTTTTTACTTGAGATATAGAAGAATTTTAATTGGACTGACAGTAAAGGACAGTggttttcgttttaaaaaaaaattttttaatttgtctatACAATCTCCTTGGACTTTGGAACAGAATCCTTACCTAGAAGTGCGAGTCTGGAAGGTTTCCACTTCTTTAGTTAGGAGAATAGTCCAGTAAATTGTTTCACAATCCCCGAAGTCGAGTAAAATTTTCTCGTAATTGTCTTCCTCTATATTTCTTACTTCGGGTCTGGTCATCCGCACCATCTTTTCAAGATAGGACATCGCATAATCATGCTACATTCACTGATTGAGTGAGTGTCTGTCACAATGGTTGCCTATATTCCATTCTGATAAGGCGTGATTTTGAAAATCAGACAGATGGTACTACACTTCCAGGCAAACTTTTAAATTACTTAAGGTGGACGGTTCCCAGCTTTCTCCAGATGGAGTTTTTTACGTTGTTGATTCGAGTTGCATTAGAAAACTCGACTCGATGGCACACCAGCGGCGTTCATACGCTCTACATTTCCCAGCCGTTGTATTTTCAACTTTCTGACAAGGTTGATGTCGCTGAAAAGCCAGTATATCTTCTCCTCAACTCTTCGCCGTTGCACACTGGACCGAATATTACCCCAAAAATCTTTCTCTCAAAGCAAGCCAGAAGGTTTGCATCCGCTCTTGTCAGTGTCCAATGTCCATACATAAGAAACTTCGATTGGAAAGAGTCATTCTTCGCTCTACTATGCTCCGATGTCATTGTGCGAGGTTATAGTATATCCAAACATACAAAGTCTATATGACTCCGTTTTTCCTAGGCTATTTGAAGTTTCATCAAAATTTATTAGCCAAAGGttaagttttaatttcaaaaatcagtTCCACGGAAGGAAGTAGCAAAGTATTAGAAGTATTCATTTACATACATAAAACCTAAATTATCCAAGCCAagctcttaaataaaaaatcaggTTTTTCTATAGCTTTGAGGCACGTTATTGAGTTGAATATTCTGTACTTGGTTTTTAATCAGAATAAGTTAGAACAAGTTTCGTAAAACTGTAAAATGTGTTGGTTGTGGTTTTCTCTCCCATTTCCTTTTGATGTATCTCATGAAGCTTTTCAAGCTATTTTCTTATTGAACAGACCTTTTATTGACCAAAAAACTTGGAGATTTTACACTATTATCTACCAATATCAAAAGTAATCAAAGATGAAAGGGTAAAAATCtgtgatttttttaatcatacgTTACTGAATAGCAATGCTGATACTATTCAGTAAACTAATCTTTTATTAATTTCTATTGGTGGACTTTTGTCAACTTATCGATATTAGGCTTTTGTATATACATATAGTAtactaaaaagataaaaaaaaaaaaaatacaacaaaatgatATCTTTCCGACAATATCTATTTCGTCTACGGGCGTAATAATTGTATATAATATGGTAGATCAATTTGATATTAAGAttagtttataattttaaaataataaccattTGTTACTAATTTGGTTCTACTTAATAAATCATTATCAAATCAATAAAttgagtttattttaatttttcatttaagataAAAGACTCCATTGTTGCATATGAAATATCAATGATACATTCAAAGAGAGTACGcgataaaaatgttaaaagacTAACGAAATTGGCTTCGAATGCTACAGGGTGAGTgtgttattttataaataaatacatataattttatactttttttctttctttaaacaaaaaccttatTTATTGCAATCGATTCTTTTTTTTAGAACACGAACTTTTGGAAGTGCAGCTGTTACACTTTGTTTACTAGCCAAAGGTATAATTGATGTTTTTCATGTTGAAGATTTACAACCATGGGATATTGCTGCTGGAGCTGTTATATTACGTGAAGCTGGTGGAGTTATTGTTAAAAGTGATGGTTCTGAATTTGATATAATGAATCCATATATGACTTCAGCTAGTACTCCGGAGCTTCTTACAGATGTAATGGCACTTATAAAAGAAGCCAATGAAATCAAAAGTTATACAATTGAGTAAAtggaagttttaattttttaactattcttctaaaataaaagttttcctttaaaataattCTTGTATTTTAcgttttaaagatttttggatttttaaaggtttaaattttcattaaatttgagttcgctttaacaaaaaaaacttttcaatatCAATTAAGCTCAACTGATTCACTAGTAATAATCCTTCTTTGATCAGGATTTTTGGAGGTGaacaaagtttgaaaaaaaagaacatcggAGCTAAAAGTTAGGTTGTTTTGCTGACTTTATTTGCCTTCTTCTACACAAAACTGTGTTAACGGAGATTTTTGGGAAAATGATCAATTAATTCTAAGGCAAG encodes:
- the LOC129918253 gene encoding uncharacterized protein LOC129918253, yielding MAATKLEKYHNVVVDLVKKCGDIFRQGYHENKAEFETKCDFYDLVTVYDKQIEVLLVEGIKKEFPECKFIGEEDSAASKILPELTDDPTWIIDPIDGTTNFIRRIPLCCISVGLSIKKELVLGIVYNPITDEMFTAYKGNGAYLNGKKISVSNRKAIKDSIVAYEISMIHSKRVRDKNVKRLTKLASNATGTRTFGSAAVTLCLLAKGIIDVFHVEDLQPWDIAAGAVILREAGGVIVKSDGSEFDIMNPYMTSASTPELLTDVMALIKEANEIKSYTIE